A stretch of DNA from Cryptomeria japonica chromosome 4, Sugi_1.0, whole genome shotgun sequence:
GTGTTCGAAAAATGAAATGAGTTATATTATATCTATGATAGATGGCCTTTTCTTATTTGTATTATCTCTATGATAGAGCCACAAAGATCTTCTTTAATATTTCATTGTTTTGTGCTATCAATTTCTCCATTTTCCTTTTTAGGGACACTTGGTTGTCTTGTAGTATTATTGACTCTTTTGGTGTCTTGGTTACTATTCATAGTTTGACCTTCCAAAAATCAAGGTTATTGTTTGCAACACTTTGTGTCAATGTTGAATTGAACAAGCCTTTGCCTAAAAATATCACTATAAACtctatgaaatgaattatatcatgTCTATGATAGAGCCACAAAGATCTTGTTTAATATTTCATTGTTTTGTGCTATCAATTTCTCCATTTTCCTTTTTAGGGACACTTGGTTGTCCTGCAGTATTATTGACTCTTTTGGTGTCTTGGTTACTATTCACAATTTAACCTTCCAAAATTCAAGGTTGTTTTTTGCAACACTTTGTGTCAATGTTGAAATGAACAAGCCTTTGCCTCAAAATATCACTATAAACTCCAAGCTTGGGAGATAAAGTCAATCTTACTGTAACCTAGTTGATAAATGTTGAGTCTAGGAGCTAAAAAGGTGGAGAATAAGGACAAAGAAGTTATTAGGTAGTCCCCAGATAGATGTCAAAAATTGCGAAAGGGTCAATAACGAACAACTAAATATGAGGAGTGACAAGAATGGGAATATCTTGGCCTCTTCCCCTTACAACCTTGAGCATGAGGGGATCCTTGATGATATTTAAAATAAACAAGAGAATGAGTTAGTTTGTGGATTGGCACTTTGGTAAATGCTAATCTTCTCAAAGATAACCTTATGGAGCAAGAAACAAACTTTGGAGACATAAGAGAGGAATGGAAAAATGCCATGAAACTATTGGCTCAATCTTTGAAAAATACTTTAATAATAGAAAGAATAAGGAGGAAATGAGAAATTTGGCTAGAGATCCTATTCCAAATTTACAAGACTCTTAGGTCTTAGACTCATAAAAATCTATAGAAGTTCTTCTTTACCTAAACAATTTTGTAGAGACCACCTTGGAAGAAATGAGTTGGCCTAGACACTAGTTTGTAGCAAAAAATAAAATGTTGCCTTACAAATTCTAATATTTGACTTGAACTACACACAAGATAATCATCATGACTACTAATTGTGACAAAAGTATATTTTTGCATGTGTTAATTTTGGTGTTTTCTCTATAGGTTGATGCAACTATTATTGACTACTCGACCCTTTGGCAGGGATGCAATGTAGCCATTTAGTGACAAGGAGTGTTTTGCTATCTAGTCATATCCACTGTGGCatagttgatttttttattttttattttttgaatgggTTTgagtagaggtagagagatatCAGTTGTTTGCACCGATGGGTTATAAACTCTAATGTCTCAAATTGGATAAGCTATTTAGCTCACAACATTCCTCACATTTTCATAAATGAAAATTGGATGGCATGTGTCTTTTTTTCTCCTTTGACAATGGTGTTTGGATCAACATTGGTTTTTTAAAGGAAAGATGGACAtggaaaattaaaacaaatatttgaaaGGATTTTGATGTTAGTGGATTTAGTGATAGCATTAATTATAAAATTTTCCCAAGAAGCTAGTAGAATTTGGGATTTATTTCACATAGCTGGTTGGAAGTCTTCCTTTTTATCCTCTTTCTCTGGTTTTGCAAGCATCGCCCCTAATTTTTTTGGGAGCTCTTCTCTTTTTTGTTATGGACTCCCCAATTAGATTAGGGGCTAGTAAATGATAAATGACTTTCTTTTGAGAGATAACTAAAAAACATCTTGGGGAGGTTCTCTATTACACGCATAGGTTGATTCTACATGTAgtaaaatctattttgggtcctcaatTCCTCCATGTTGACCATAGATAACGAGTTAACTTGGATATTCAAACAATGTTTCTAGCCACAATATTATCCATGGGAGAAAGGAAAGTGATAGCAGAAGAATTATGTTGCTCTATTTTCAAAGACACCTTTTTAGGTGATTTAAATAGGATCCTGCTATTGGTAGATAAAAGAATCATAATCTCACTCCGAGGATAATATTTTGTTGTTAAATATAAAATGGGACCAATAGGGTTTTGAAGCAACAGGATTCTAGATAAGAAGGGCACTGACTTTTCTCAAGATAGTAATGGGGTTCTTCGAGAAAGGTTGGGCAGACATTCCCATAGGTGACGATGTGAATGAAGATGAAGCTTGGGTGTGGAAATATAAATATGATGAACATCTGGATGATCTAGGGAGTCCAGATTCTAGCGAAGATGAGGAGATGAGTTTAAAGTAGGTGGAGATGCTTGAAAATGTCATTGAATGAGCTCAATGACAATCACTTGTGGCTATCCATGACTCAAGGGACTCCAAAGAGGGCTGAGATAAGAAAATATTTGTTTGTTTGCCCATATCAATTTTGTTCTCCATTTTTTTCTAGTGTCATTTTGTTCTAATATAATCTAGGTATAAGAGACCTTATTCTCACTTGACATGGTGATCTATAATGGGATTTTTGGCTACATGGCCTTCCCTATTTTGTTTGCTTTttaaaatatttgtaatgattgcttttataatatttaataaaccTTCTAACTTCAGCCTTTTTCTCATAAAAAAAGAAAACACATTATAAGTATATAGTATTGGGGTTTCATTATAAACAAGCACTACAATTTGAATTGTATTCAAGAAGCAATAATTTATGTAACAGTATTTATATAGCACAAAAACATCACAACtttatgatttctttttctttattagaATAAACCATTTTTAACATCACTTTTTACTTAAGACATTTTAAAAACACTTAAAACACATACAATACAAAAATTGTTAATATTTCAATTCTCTTTTTAATGAATAGCAAGTTTATACTTCATTTGcaataaaatttgataaataagtactttattaaaaaatcatttctaatttatgaaataaaatgatattaataataataacaatttaaAATATCTCTTAAACTTACAAAAATGGTcttcaataataataaataaaattgtcACTCGTTAAATGTCCAAGATATGGCCTCTTTCTTGCCACTGTCGAATGGCTGATCTCAGAGAAAAGTTTGCTATCAGATTCTTACTGCCAAGTTTTTCATTTGTCATGGGAGATGTGTCATGTCCACAATCAAACCATCCTTGTATCGCCTCCTTCTCGTATGTAAAGCCGTCCGCAGCAATGTAAGGATCCTGCACAATCTCCTGCAAATCGGAACAATTTTGCTCATGTCATAACCCTAATTTTTAATAACAACGAAAACCTAATGAAGTCAGCGAAATGTAAACAGAATCATATGAAAAAGAGAAATTGGATCCTACATAACTTCAAGCAAATcggaagaattttttttgaaaccgTAAGCCTAATCTTTAATTACAATAAAACCCTAACGAAATAAGGTGAATGCGAAATAATGGAATCAGATAAAGGGCTAATTTGAAGTAGAAAGTAATAATGAAAGAATGCAGAAAATTATCCTTGCCTGTAAGATTGGACAGAGGAAATAGCTGGGAACTTGTATTTCTTCAGTCGCTGGCTCCGACTTTCCCCCACTTTCAACAAGTCTCCCAAGATTTGTCGCAGCGAACATGTTACGAAGCTGATTCAACATCTTCATCACAGTCGGTTGAAGGTCGGGCCTCTTCTTTCTTTCCGGATCCGTGCAAACTAAGGCAAGATAAGCCATTTGAGTAGCCTCCGCAAATGGCCAATCACCGGCTGAAGGatccaaaattttgtcaaaatgtgCATTTTGTAAGGCACGTTCCACCTCTTTGACGAGTCCTAGTGCCGGTTTTCCGGTGAGAAGCTCAAGAAGGACGATTCCGAGGCTGTAAACATCAGACTTGGTAGAGTATTCGCCGCTTCTCAGGTATTCCGGATCCATATTAAAAAACGCGCCTTTTGGCTCTGATTCTGAGTGCACATCTTTTGACAGAAGACGAAACAGGCCGAAGTCACTTAGTTTACATACATAATTCTCGTCAAGGAGTATATTGTGGGGTTTCAGATAGCCGTGGAATATTGGATCCGGCATGAAACTGTGCAGATACTGTAAAGCCGAGCATACTTCGGCGGCAATACGAAATCTGGCGTACCAAGGGAGCGGCGGAAAGGCATTTTTGCAGCTGAGATGATCTGCAAGGCATCCGTTGGACATATATTCGTAAAGTATACATCCTCGCTCAGAGCAGTCTCCCACAATCCTTATCAAATGCGGATGCCGGACGACTTTTAAAATATCGATCTGAATAAGAGAAGGTTATATAAAAGCtgtaagaaaacaaagaaaagcaaAATCTGCAATGCGTCAGATTATTTTAGTGTGCATACCCCGGTTTGGAAATCCTGCCGACCTTGGAAAGCTGTCTCCTTGAGGATTTTGACTGCAACTATTGTTTGTCTTATTTTGCCTCTGTACAGATTCCCGTAATCGCCTTCTCCGAGTTTGAAATTGTCGGAGAAATCGAAGTTTGCTGCTTTTATTTCCTCACAAGAGTATTCGCTGAATTCAAGGTTATTAGAGGACGACGAGGATATCGGAATTTGAACTCCCGGCATTGAAAGCAAGCAATTTTGAAGATGTTGAATTTCGGCGTCCTTTTGTTTCAAAATCCGGTAGTTTTGCTCCTCCACAGCGGCGAGCTTTCGCCGTGTTTCTTTGACCTCGAGCAGGGCTTCCTGTCGTTCACGGGAGCATTCATTCACTTTTGCTCCAAGTGATGTCAGTTTCTCCACCATTTTTTGTacttcttcttcgacttcctttcGTCACCTCGCAAGGCTTTCGCATTTCTGTGCATAATGGTTTAAAAGCGAGTTTGCTATCTCTTTCTCTCTGACGATTTCTTTGAAAGCGGCTTCAAATTTTTCGTACTGGACAAACATTAAAATCTATGTGAGTTTATCAGAGGAACAATATTTTGCatctagaaaagaagaaatagtTTCATACCTTGAAATTTGCTATCATGGCTGCCTGCTCTGCTCTCTTACATCTCACGCTCTCATTTGATTTAATTGATATCATTGTACCTGCTTCTGTGAGCTCAAGTTTCGAGACTTGGGTGTGTATTCTCTTGCAGCTTTAATTCTTACAAAGAATATCACCTGGTTAGATGGTTAAAATATGGTTAAATGTGTTCCAAAGAGGGGTTATTCTTATGCTATCGGTGATACGCTACCTAGCGTTATCCGCCCACGGACTTTCCACGGCGATTTGAGCAAGGGCGATTAATGTCATACCCGCTGATCGATGTCGACTAGTCGTCGTATCAACTAACCTtatgtatttttaattaaatattcattagaAGAGGTTAATTAATAAGATGCATATAAACAAAACACAGATTAACTTAGCTTTGATAAATTGAAATAGATTTCTTTTTGTCTTTATAATCTTTGAATTTCATGATGTATTCGTATTTTTTTTAGATCAAGATTACAAACTTAGTTCTAATCTATAATTAAAAATTCATCTTTTGCATCTCAAATTGATCTTGCATAATATTTGTTCCtactttttttcatcattttgtttTTAATTTCTTAAACACTTTCAAATATTTATGACTTGTTGTAGAGAAGAATACATTTCAAAGATCATAATCAATATATAAAAATAAGACATGCTCTCTTAAATCAACTTTTAAAAAACTTGAGATAACAATTAAAGAGAATAGGTTTTCAACATATGCACAATGTAGATCTACACTCTTTTTCCATTTGATGTCTTGTAGAACAAATGATATAGAAATTGATTTGAATATTAAGACAATGTAGTTAAATGCCTTAAATAGATGGCACATAAGGCTTAAAGGTAGAGAACGCCCAACATTACTCTTATGAACCAAGTACCCAACATTTTTGAGACTTTAACACTTGATTCTATTTTGTGTTTGTCCTTTGTGGTTATGATCATTCGAAGCCTCCATTGGTTTTTGCATAATTCatctagttttttatattttatgcacATTTTAGGTTTAAATGATAGTGCATGATAGGgagatttttcaattttgttgaggtGAGTGTGCCTCTCAAATTAGTTATGGTTACTTTATTTAGATATATCACTTGGATGAATTCTATTATGTTGCAATTATAAATATTATGGTTATATTCCCTTGTAATAGGTGTGACTATCAAACAATTTTTTTCATGTGTCATAGATAACTTCGATGAGATGTTTTTGGGTTATTgaccatttcaagaaacaaaatTTCACTTATAAGTTGTAATTTTGATTCTTTTGTGAGATATCCAGCAACAAAGGGCTATATATATGGATCATATGAAGAGATAACTTATTTCTATATTCATTGAGTAATGTCTAATGAGATGACATGATTGTTGATGGAATAGTGTAGGTTATTATAAGAAGTGTAATTTGAACCCTTATTTATTTTTATCACTttaatttaaatcattaaaaaaccctaatttaaaccaaaacaaacaaaACCTAATTTAAATCCTAATACAtttcaaataaaaaagaaaaaagaaaaaaattatagagGTACATACTTAGAGTTGACATGAGTCACTAGCTAGAGGAGGTGAAAAGGTATTGGAGTGGCATGAAAGCAGGATCTTGTTTATCTGCTATGGCCTTTGCGTAGGTAAAATGAAATCACAGCTTTTAAAAAACAAAATAGATTTCAGAATTGGATAACCTATTTTCTAAGTAATGGGTGTGTGCATTATCTATAAACTGAGTACATATTTTGTAAATGATGGGAATCCATTTCCtttcaaaaccaaatcaaaattgaTACCCATTTTAAATTTTTTCATGAGATCTCAAAGTATAACATTACCTGTTATTTACAAAATAGATGCCCATTTCAATTGACATTTTTGATATTTTACCTAAAGCTAAAAATTCCACTACAGCTCGACTCAAATTATTGCAGTGCCTATAGTTTAAAAGTGTTTTAAAATTTCTATTTGAGAGAAGTAGATATTGCATATCATTGTAGATTCTAGCCCGTATTTGATCGTCAAAAGTTGTTAATATATTTTACAAATATTCAAACTAGAATGAAGAAGGATAGTATAGTGTTGCCAACATTTTATTCAAGCTTCAATTTTAGCCTTGCCTTGTAATTTTTGTGTTAGGTGAAATCTTTCTGAGTCACTTGAAGTTTTTGTCAAAAGTTGGAGTCAAAACTTTAGGTAATGTCGATCTTTGACAAGTTAATTGGCACTAGTTCGTTCTGGAAAAtctcttagttggtggaacttggGTTGAGTTGAACTTCTCTTCACGCCCCGCATCCTGTTTCAATTTTTTTCAAGCCCTCATCTTTATCACTCTATCCTTGTCCATCTTGACATAAAGTTATATCCCAAGTGTCGGCATCTGATGGAATAAATGGAACTAAGTTTTATGttgttttcattaaaaaattataactcatttataTAGGCAAGTGATGAATAGGAGAAAGTTCTAAGTAAAGAAATTGTTCAAGAGGGAGAGGCGGCAGAAAAAGCATATTCATGAACAGATGACGGAGCCCAACAAAGTAAGTTGAATTTTCTGCTATAAATTCataggagaaaagaagaagaagattgagagGGACTCGTAAAGGCTTGTTCTAGAACCCTTGTCGGCGACTGATCAAAAGGGCAAAACTTTCTTTATAAATTTCAAACAAAAGGAAAGAGTAAAGTGAACGAGGCTCTGAGAGAAGCTTGTTTTGAAAGTACAAGTGAAGCCCAACAAAGAGATTTGAACCATTTTCAAAGTAGGGTTCAACTGTAATATTGGCGAGAGTAATTTTAGAGAGC
This window harbors:
- the LOC131045401 gene encoding U-box domain-containing protein 70-like, translated to MVEKLTSLGAKVNECSRERQEALLEVKETRRKLAAVEEQNYRILKQKDAEIQHLQNCLLSMPGVQIPISSSSSNNLEFSEYSCEEIKAANFDFSDNFKLGEGDYGNLYRGKIRQTIVAVKILKETAFQGRQDFQTGIDILKVVRHPHLIRIVGDCSERGCILYEYMSNGCLADHLSCKNAFPPLPWYARFRIAAEVCSALQYLHSFMPDPIFHGYLKPHNILLDENYVCKLSDFGLFRLLSKDVHSESEPKGAFFNMDPEYLRSGEYSTKSDVYSLGIVLLELLTGKPALGLVKEVERALQNAHFDKILDPSAGDWPFAEATQMAYLALVCTDPERKKRPDLQPTVMKMLNQLRNMFAATNLGRLVESGGKSEPATEEIQVPSYFLCPILQEIVQDPYIAADGFTYEKEAIQGWFDCGHDTSPMTNEKLGSKNLIANFSLRSAIRQWQERGHILDI